A genome region from Thermococcus onnurineus NA1 includes the following:
- a CDS encoding ABC transporter substrate-binding protein, translating into MKKLAALLLVSLLVIAAGCIGGSSQSLSQSSQQSSSSSVQIIKLGALLDLSGPIASDGKKIKNALELAQEDINRYFSENNMNFKVEIYFEDTRTDPKVALEKVQTLDAQGIKVIIGPTSSGELKNMRSYVAAHKIVVISEASTAPPKFIGFASPEEKKYVFRFVPTDLFQSEAIAAELKSKGIKGLVILYRGDAWGKGLHDATIEQIKGDIEIAEDISYPSNPEPTDWSPYISKAEDGINSLLSKYSADQVAVWVIGFDEIATLLSQIPDDSELLSVKWFGSDGNVLSDKIVEEAGDKASKVALFSTQFYAQSDAGKKLIERFKEKFGIEPSEYALIAYDAAWVAALSYAEVLKENGTYDPDLMVEKIKEILSKYSSGELSVSSVTGDIELDEWNDRASGDYAIWAVKDGSWEMVGLWKSSTGEVEWH; encoded by the coding sequence ATGAAGAAGTTGGCAGCACTCCTCTTGGTGAGCCTGCTGGTAATTGCAGCGGGCTGTATAGGAGGATCTTCCCAGTCTCTAAGCCAGTCCAGCCAACAGTCTAGCAGCTCTTCGGTTCAGATAATCAAACTCGGTGCCCTGCTTGACTTGTCAGGACCGATAGCATCGGACGGAAAGAAGATAAAGAACGCCCTTGAGCTGGCTCAGGAGGACATAAACAGGTACTTTTCCGAGAACAATATGAATTTTAAGGTCGAAATTTACTTTGAAGACACGAGGACTGATCCCAAAGTTGCATTGGAAAAAGTCCAGACTCTCGATGCCCAGGGTATTAAGGTGATAATTGGACCCACATCAAGCGGTGAGCTTAAGAACATGAGGAGCTACGTGGCTGCCCACAAGATTGTGGTTATCTCCGAGGCATCGACCGCGCCACCAAAGTTCATTGGATTCGCAAGTCCCGAGGAGAAAAAGTACGTGTTCCGCTTCGTTCCAACAGACTTATTCCAGAGCGAGGCTATAGCGGCAGAGCTGAAAAGCAAGGGAATCAAGGGGCTCGTGATCCTCTACCGTGGAGACGCTTGGGGTAAAGGACTGCACGATGCGACGATCGAACAGATTAAGGGTGATATCGAGATCGCCGAGGACATAAGCTATCCCAGCAATCCAGAACCAACAGACTGGTCACCGTACATCTCAAAGGCAGAGGATGGAATTAATTCTCTATTATCTAAGTACTCGGCTGACCAAGTGGCAGTGTGGGTCATCGGGTTTGACGAGATAGCGACGCTTCTCTCCCAGATTCCTGACGATTCAGAACTGCTTAGCGTCAAGTGGTTTGGCTCGGACGGAAACGTGCTCAGCGACAAGATAGTTGAGGAGGCAGGAGACAAGGCCTCAAAGGTTGCCTTGTTCTCCACCCAGTTCTACGCCCAGAGCGATGCAGGAAAGAAGCTTATCGAGAGGTTCAAAGAGAAGTTCGGAATAGAGCCCAGTGAGTATGCCCTCATAGCCTACGACGCGGCCTGGGTTGCTGCTCTCTCCTATGCCGAGGTCTTGAAAGAGAATGGAACCTACGATCCTGACTTGATGGTCGAGAAAATAAAGGAAATACTGTCAAAATACAGCTCTGGAGAACTTAGCGTTTCATCAGTAACCGGCGACATAGAGCTCGACGAATGGAACGACAGGGCTAGTGGCGACTATGCCATATGGGCTGTTAAGGATGGAAGCTGGGAGATGGTCGGGCTCTGGAAGTCCTCGACCGGAGAGGTTGAGTGGCACTAA
- a CDS encoding P-loop NTPase family protein translates to MKEVILLTGPPLNGRDEYITEALKIANGESYTYYHVFDYIREVGKELGVKITRKNVLDFAISHQDLMNEIRDEAFNRIRKEIDESDKKYHLVSTPSLFRWGSGSVIGFTTSNLKLLKPNRVIIVLDDVLSVRRRIINDPEWFERFGKDPENIKLTTLVMWREDAINHVKTLVHELKKEGLEVRYVLQFGIRHPHEVFLNLIFRENEKPIIYLSYPMTGHEDEYYHRVRDFYDKLSEHFTVLDPGALDDWWVVAEYDNQVNKDPSIKRIKIKHLLDGEEVEELDREDIEQATDILRRQLVERDFNLVDVSKAIAVYHYAEGVSAGVISEMAEAYRTLAAIYLYYPFERRPSPFMEFYGMQNPSRRTMFKDEDEMIRAMVEEKEYWAKA, encoded by the coding sequence ATGAAGGAGGTAATACTCTTAACAGGCCCCCCTCTCAACGGCAGAGACGAGTATATAACCGAGGCCCTCAAGATTGCAAACGGAGAGAGCTACACATACTACCACGTCTTCGACTACATAAGGGAAGTCGGTAAAGAACTGGGCGTTAAAATAACCCGGAAGAACGTTTTGGATTTCGCAATAAGTCACCAAGATCTGATGAACGAGATAAGGGACGAGGCATTCAATAGAATAAGAAAGGAGATAGATGAGAGCGATAAGAAGTACCACCTTGTCTCAACTCCTAGCCTCTTCCGATGGGGAAGCGGAAGTGTTATAGGCTTTACTACCAGCAACCTCAAGCTCCTGAAGCCGAACCGCGTTATAATAGTCCTCGACGACGTTCTCTCCGTCAGGAGGAGGATAATAAACGACCCTGAGTGGTTCGAGCGCTTCGGCAAAGACCCCGAGAACATAAAGCTCACGACTCTCGTCATGTGGCGTGAGGATGCCATAAACCACGTGAAGACCCTCGTCCACGAGCTGAAGAAAGAAGGCCTTGAAGTCCGCTACGTCCTCCAGTTCGGCATAAGGCATCCACATGAGGTCTTCCTCAACTTGATTTTCAGGGAGAACGAGAAGCCCATAATCTATCTCAGTTACCCGATGACGGGCCACGAGGATGAGTACTACCACCGCGTCAGGGACTTCTACGACAAGCTGAGCGAGCACTTCACAGTCCTTGACCCTGGCGCCCTCGACGACTGGTGGGTCGTTGCCGAGTATGATAACCAGGTGAACAAAGATCCCTCGATTAAGAGGATCAAAATCAAACACCTACTCGACGGCGAAGAGGTTGAGGAGCTTGACAGGGAAGACATAGAGCAGGCTACCGACATCCTAAGAAGACAGCTTGTGGAGAGGGACTTCAACTTGGTCGATGTCAGCAAAGCTATAGCCGTCTATCATTACGCTGAAGGTGTCTCAGCGGGAGTAATCAGTGAAATGGCAGAGGCCTATCGGACGCTTGCTGCAATATACCTTTACTACCCGTTCGAGAGGAGGCCAAGCCCCTTCATGGAGTTCTACGGCATGCAGAATCCATCGAGAAGAACCATGTTCAAGGACGAAGACGAGATGATAAGGGCAATGGTCGAAGAGAAAGAATACTGGGCTAAGGCATGA
- the psmB gene encoding archaeal proteasome endopeptidase complex subunit beta, with translation MAEKLKGTTTVGIVCKDGVVLAADRRASLGNMVLSKEVTKVFQIDDHLALAGAGSVGDILSLVRLLRAEVKLYRAKVGREISVKALATLTSNILHGSRFMPYFGWFLIAGYDEKPALYSLDMAGGVTEDKFTAAGSGMELAFAVLEDGYKDDINVEEGVKLALKAIKIATRRDVFTGDGITLVTVTEEGYRELNREEIEALLK, from the coding sequence TTGGCTGAAAAGCTAAAGGGAACGACTACGGTCGGCATTGTATGTAAGGACGGTGTTGTCCTAGCGGCGGACAGGAGAGCATCGCTCGGCAACATGGTGCTGTCAAAGGAAGTCACTAAGGTGTTTCAGATAGACGACCATCTGGCTCTAGCTGGAGCTGGGAGCGTCGGGGACATTCTCTCGCTCGTTAGACTTCTGAGGGCTGAGGTTAAGCTCTACAGGGCCAAGGTCGGGAGAGAGATAAGCGTTAAGGCCCTCGCAACGCTTACTTCTAACATTCTCCACGGGAGCAGATTCATGCCATACTTTGGGTGGTTTCTCATAGCCGGTTATGATGAGAAGCCCGCACTGTATTCCCTCGATATGGCGGGCGGCGTTACAGAGGATAAGTTCACCGCAGCCGGCTCTGGAATGGAGCTAGCCTTCGCAGTTCTTGAAGATGGGTATAAGGACGACATTAATGTTGAAGAGGGCGTTAAGCTTGCCCTCAAGGCTATAAAAATTGCCACGAGGCGTGATGTTTTCACAGGCGATGGAATAACACTCGTAACCGTGACGGAGGAGGGCTACAGGGAGCTGAACAGAGAGGAAATAGAGGCTCTTCTGAAGTGA
- a CDS encoding beta-CASP ribonuclease aCPSF1 encodes MIRRETFVDDILRDIKAVISQMVPREARITDIEFEGPELVIYVKNPEAIMQDGELIKNLAKVLKKRISVRPDPEVLLPPEKAEEMIKEIVPPEAEITSISFDPSVGEVLIEAKKPGLVIGKNGETLRSITQKVHWAPKVIRTPPLQSQTIYSIRQILQTESKDRRKFLRQVGRNIYRKPELKSEWIRITGLGGFREVGRSALLVQTNESYVLVDFGVNIAALRDPKKAFPHFDAPEFRYVLDAGLLDAIIITHAHLDHSGMLPYLFRYKLFDGPIYTTPPTRDLMVLLQQDFIEIQQMNGVEPLYRPRDIKEVIKHTITLDYGEVRDIAPDMRLTLHNAGHILGSSIVHLHIGNGLHNIAITGDFKFIPTRLFEPAVSRFPRLETLVMESTYGGSNDHQMPREEAEKRLIEVIHQTIRRKGKVLIPAMAVGRAQEIMMVLEEYARVGGIEVPIYLDGMIWEATAIHTAYPEYLSRHLREQIFHEGYNPFLNPIFKPVANSRERQDIIDSGEPAIIIATSGMLVGGPSVEYFKQLAPDPKNSMIFVSYQAEGTLGRQVQRGLREIPLVGEGGKTEVVKVNMEVHTIDGFSGHADRRELISYIARLRPRPERIITVHGEPHKCLDLSTSIHKKFGISTRAPNNLDAIRLK; translated from the coding sequence TTGATAAGGAGAGAGACGTTCGTTGACGACATTCTACGTGATATAAAAGCGGTAATCTCGCAGATGGTTCCGAGGGAGGCTAGAATAACAGACATCGAGTTCGAGGGACCGGAGCTCGTCATCTACGTCAAGAACCCCGAGGCAATAATGCAGGATGGAGAGCTCATCAAGAACCTCGCCAAGGTTCTCAAGAAAAGGATAAGTGTCAGGCCTGATCCGGAAGTTCTTCTCCCGCCGGAGAAGGCCGAAGAAATGATAAAGGAGATAGTTCCGCCGGAGGCAGAGATAACCAGCATCAGCTTTGATCCGTCCGTGGGTGAGGTCCTCATAGAAGCCAAGAAGCCGGGTCTAGTGATAGGTAAGAACGGTGAAACGCTCCGCTCAATAACCCAGAAGGTTCACTGGGCTCCCAAGGTGATACGAACTCCTCCGCTCCAGAGCCAGACGATATACTCCATCAGGCAGATACTCCAGACCGAGAGCAAGGACAGGAGGAAGTTCCTCCGTCAGGTCGGCAGGAACATCTACCGCAAGCCCGAACTCAAGAGCGAGTGGATAAGGATAACCGGTCTAGGAGGCTTCAGGGAAGTCGGTAGGAGTGCCCTTCTCGTCCAGACCAACGAGAGTTATGTTTTGGTTGACTTCGGTGTTAACATAGCTGCCCTCCGTGACCCCAAGAAGGCCTTTCCCCACTTCGATGCTCCGGAGTTCCGTTACGTCCTGGATGCAGGCCTTCTCGATGCGATAATCATAACTCATGCTCACCTCGACCACAGCGGTATGCTTCCATATCTCTTCCGCTACAAGCTCTTCGACGGGCCAATATACACGACTCCACCTACCAGGGACCTTATGGTTCTCCTCCAGCAGGACTTCATCGAGATTCAGCAGATGAACGGTGTCGAGCCGCTTTACAGACCTAGGGACATCAAAGAGGTCATCAAGCACACCATAACCCTGGATTACGGCGAGGTCAGGGACATAGCGCCAGACATGCGTTTAACGCTCCACAACGCCGGCCACATCCTTGGTTCTTCTATAGTTCACCTCCACATAGGAAACGGACTTCACAACATAGCAATTACCGGAGACTTCAAGTTCATCCCAACGAGGCTTTTCGAACCGGCCGTTTCAAGGTTCCCAAGGCTTGAGACCCTCGTCATGGAGTCTACCTACGGTGGAAGCAACGACCATCAGATGCCGCGTGAGGAAGCTGAGAAGCGCCTGATTGAGGTCATTCACCAGACAATAAGGAGGAAGGGCAAGGTTCTCATTCCGGCCATGGCCGTCGGTAGGGCCCAGGAGATAATGATGGTTCTCGAGGAGTACGCGAGGGTTGGTGGCATAGAGGTGCCGATTTACCTCGACGGAATGATTTGGGAGGCCACCGCCATACATACGGCCTATCCAGAATACCTCAGCAGACACCTCCGCGAGCAGATATTCCACGAGGGCTACAACCCATTCCTCAATCCGATATTCAAGCCCGTCGCCAACTCCAGGGAGAGGCAGGACATCATAGACAGCGGTGAGCCGGCGATAATCATAGCTACTTCAGGCATGCTTGTCGGCGGACCAAGCGTGGAGTACTTCAAGCAGCTCGCTCCGGATCCAAAGAACAGCATGATATTTGTCAGCTACCAGGCAGAGGGAACCCTCGGAAGACAGGTGCAGAGGGGACTCAGAGAAATCCCGCTCGTCGGCGAGGGGGGCAAGACCGAGGTCGTCAAGGTCAACATGGAGGTTCACACCATCGACGGATTCTCAGGTCACGCTGACAGGAGGGAGCTCATAAGCTACATAGCAAGGCTGAGACCCAGGCCCGAGAGGATCATAACAGTCCACGGAGAGCCTCACAAATGTCTTGACCTCTCAACAAGCATCCACAAGAAGTTCGGCATCAGCACGAGGGCCCCAAACAACCTCGACGCAATCCGGCTGAAGTGA
- a CDS encoding pyridoxal-phosphate dependent enzyme: MFVRCPSCWRLYSSLIPPTCSCGEPLRIAYDYENVDVSRWRNRDKGVWRYRELLPDVNEIISLHEGGTPLLRAKLGEELGLNVFIKDETRNPTGSFRDRLITVAVSYGLPHAENGFVVASNGNAAASLAAYAARAGKEAYTVVPKLIEKCKLTQIVAFGAKIIRYGESVDEGISYAEGLAEGKGLYNITPESNLIGLEGQKTVAFELWEELNPTHVIVPTGSGSNLYSIYKGFRELLEIGVIEEMPKLIAVQTERCSPIASEVLGVEPKAEPTKALALYVKNPLTKELALEAIRETDGTAVLVGEDELDLGERLLAKEGIFAEYASVVIVPALLKLAEEGYFERDDRIALIVTSSGLKGHYSEGREKFTLGGTKLEILKLLSERSMYGYEIWEALEKPLKYQAVYQHLRELESLGLIEESHKKGRRVYYGLTEKGRKFLETLSA; encoded by the coding sequence ATGTTCGTTAGGTGTCCCTCCTGCTGGAGGCTCTATTCTTCTCTTATTCCCCCCACGTGCTCCTGCGGCGAGCCACTTAGGATAGCCTACGACTACGAGAATGTTGATGTGTCAAGATGGCGAAACAGGGATAAGGGCGTCTGGCGCTACAGGGAGCTTCTGCCAGACGTTAATGAGATTATCAGCCTCCACGAGGGTGGAACGCCTCTTCTGAGAGCCAAACTTGGTGAGGAACTCGGACTAAACGTCTTCATCAAGGATGAAACGAGGAACCCGACCGGCTCCTTCAGGGACAGGCTCATCACTGTTGCCGTTTCCTATGGCCTACCCCATGCTGAGAACGGTTTCGTCGTTGCCAGCAACGGGAACGCGGCGGCTTCCCTCGCGGCCTATGCAGCCAGAGCTGGCAAAGAGGCCTACACGGTAGTCCCCAAGCTCATAGAGAAGTGCAAGCTAACTCAGATTGTTGCCTTTGGGGCCAAAATCATACGCTACGGCGAGAGCGTTGACGAGGGCATAAGCTACGCTGAGGGGCTGGCCGAAGGTAAGGGCCTGTACAACATCACCCCCGAGAGCAACCTGATTGGTCTTGAGGGCCAGAAAACGGTGGCTTTCGAGCTCTGGGAGGAGCTCAACCCTACCCATGTGATAGTGCCTACTGGAAGCGGCAGCAACCTTTACAGCATCTACAAAGGTTTTAGGGAACTCCTAGAGATTGGCGTAATCGAGGAGATGCCCAAGCTCATAGCAGTTCAAACTGAGAGATGCTCCCCTATAGCGAGCGAGGTTCTCGGCGTTGAGCCTAAGGCCGAGCCGACCAAAGCTCTGGCTCTCTACGTCAAGAACCCCCTCACGAAAGAGCTCGCCCTTGAGGCTATACGGGAGACGGACGGAACTGCAGTCCTCGTTGGGGAAGACGAGCTTGATTTGGGCGAGAGGCTCCTCGCGAAGGAGGGTATCTTTGCCGAGTACGCTTCGGTGGTAATAGTTCCGGCACTCCTCAAGCTCGCCGAGGAGGGCTATTTTGAGAGGGACGACAGAATAGCCCTAATCGTGACGAGCTCCGGATTAAAAGGCCACTATTCGGAGGGCAGGGAAAAGTTCACCCTTGGGGGAACCAAGCTCGAAATCCTAAAGCTGCTCAGCGAAAGGAGCATGTATGGCTACGAGATATGGGAAGCACTGGAGAAGCCCCTCAAGTATCAGGCCGTCTATCAGCACCTGCGCGAGCTCGAAAGCCTCGGTCTCATAGAGGAATCTCACAAGAAGGGACGGCGCGTGTACTACGGGCTCACGGAGAAGGGTAGGAAGTTCCTCGAGACGCTCTCTGCCTAA
- the rpiA gene encoding ribose-5-phosphate isomerase RpiA, producing MEELKRAVAKEALKFIEDDMVVGLGTGSTTAYFIEYLGKLIMEEELEDVYGVPTSYQARLLALEYGVPVVNLDEVDAIDIAVDGADEVDPYLNLIKGRGAALTMEKIIEYRAGTFLVLVDESKLVERLGQKMPVPIEVIPAAWRAIAEELEVFNATAELRMASKKDGPVVTENGNFILDARFHRIDDPLDLEIELNNIPGVVENGIFADIADIVLVGTREGVKRMER from the coding sequence ATGGAAGAACTGAAAAGAGCCGTCGCAAAGGAGGCCCTGAAGTTCATCGAGGATGATATGGTAGTGGGCCTCGGTACCGGCTCAACAACCGCCTATTTCATCGAGTACCTTGGCAAGCTCATCATGGAGGAGGAGCTTGAGGACGTCTACGGTGTTCCAACCTCTTATCAGGCACGGCTTCTCGCTCTCGAGTACGGCGTTCCGGTGGTCAACCTTGATGAAGTTGATGCTATAGACATAGCCGTCGACGGCGCTGATGAGGTTGACCCGTACCTCAATCTCATAAAGGGGCGCGGTGCGGCTTTGACCATGGAGAAAATCATCGAGTACCGCGCCGGAACCTTCCTCGTCCTCGTTGATGAGAGCAAGCTCGTGGAGAGGCTCGGCCAGAAGATGCCGGTTCCCATAGAGGTTATTCCTGCCGCTTGGCGCGCAATAGCAGAGGAGCTCGAGGTCTTCAACGCCACGGCTGAGCTCAGGATGGCGAGCAAGAAGGACGGTCCGGTCGTTACAGAGAACGGTAACTTCATCCTCGACGCGAGGTTCCACAGGATAGACGACCCGCTCGACCTCGAGATAGAGCTAAACAACATCCCCGGCGTCGTCGAGAACGGCATCTTTGCTGACATAGCTGACATTGTCCTCGTCGGTACGAGGGAAGGAGTTAAGAGGATGGAGCGCTGA
- a CDS encoding RNA ligase partner protein, translated as MRFVLDTSIFVNPEIRRKFGDNPTEAMRTFLGYAEMLFGRVEFYMPPGIYREVMHFVDEDELLPEIELYIIKKPPNVHDIKIPAFVVYELIDDIRRRIDKGLRVAEKAVRESVIETDNVDRIIQKLRRNYRKALREGIVDSKEDFELILLAKELDATIVSADVGILTWAQKMGIKWIDAANFREVLEGLVAKMGEGKNL; from the coding sequence ATGAGGTTCGTGCTCGATACGAGCATCTTTGTCAATCCAGAAATAAGGCGAAAGTTTGGGGACAACCCGACCGAGGCTATGAGAACATTTCTTGGATATGCTGAGATGCTCTTCGGTAGGGTGGAGTTCTACATGCCCCCCGGTATCTACCGCGAGGTTATGCATTTCGTCGATGAAGACGAACTCCTGCCTGAAATCGAGCTCTACATCATAAAGAAGCCCCCCAACGTCCACGACATTAAGATTCCCGCCTTTGTAGTCTACGAACTGATTGACGACATAAGGAGGCGCATAGACAAGGGCCTCCGCGTCGCTGAGAAAGCCGTCCGCGAGAGTGTAATCGAAACTGACAACGTCGATAGAATAATCCAGAAGCTGAGGCGGAACTACCGCAAAGCCCTCCGTGAGGGCATCGTTGATAGCAAGGAAGATTTTGAGCTTATCTTACTAGCAAAAGAGCTCGATGCGACGATAGTTTCTGCTGATGTCGGGATACTCACCTGGGCTCAGAAGATGGGCATCAAGTGGATCGACGCGGCCAACTTTCGTGAGGTTCTTGAGGGCCTCGTGGCAAAAATGGGCGAAGGGAAAAATTTATAA
- a CDS encoding TRAP transporter permease, producing the protein MAVEDKKPKKKAEEVEGVVLEKIRVLPPSLERLVTIAAILIGIYEILFIFNFNYTLYDMFSRMGIEISFLKTTFQTKQGEAFVLAMILFITFMLYPIRKKEKYLKKVPIYDYVLAALGVISSLYLFAVYQRYAEFAEVTQTDVIFGIMAIILVLEATRRVLGWVLPLVVTVFLLYGINNIGFNWIRFTQQLYFDEGIFGIPFFVMTIYVFAFVFFGAFLLRIGISDYITEFMIALFGSRPGGPAKAAVVSSGLMGTVSGSSVANVLTTGTFTIPLMKKAGYPPEIAGAVEPVASTGGQLMPPIMGAAAFIMAEFLGIPYNKLIIAAVIPALVYYSGVYIFIDLETKRLGLKSMAVEESKKLGYFLRKLYILLPVAVITVALVWGIPPHISAISSLGIAIWVAWIARDEINGHEGFYVGIVLLTTLMMFTGKSMTGLVAGLLVVLSLVLVGLAFMTDLVDFNEKLYISLMFILFIALTKHLGMTKEQILLMSGVMGIAFSLIVGYISNSEEGRRMYSATYESVIDAGKTSTSVMLAAASAGLIQGVLTMTGLVTRIGYRLVDLTAGNLLLLLILTMVFSLILGMGVPTTANYIITSLVAAPAIFNAVQSVAPYDQPVPGFATAIALLAAHFFVFYFGILADVTPPVALASYAGSALAGGDFWKTAMNAVKYALAGYIGPYIYFTHPEMFLITVPEWNIATAIRVLYYLLATLFIMYLLAIALTGFYKTHLKKWVRIILVVIGLAGVTLNPIIIGTGVAAWLGLKFYGVRVSAGA; encoded by the coding sequence ATGGCCGTGGAGGATAAAAAGCCTAAAAAGAAAGCGGAAGAAGTCGAGGGGGTTGTGCTCGAAAAGATCCGGGTACTGCCTCCTTCGCTCGAACGCCTCGTAACCATAGCAGCGATTCTTATAGGCATCTACGAAATACTGTTTATATTCAACTTCAATTACACACTATACGACATGTTTTCCCGTATGGGTATCGAAATAAGTTTTCTGAAGACGACGTTCCAAACAAAACAGGGAGAAGCATTTGTTTTGGCCATGATACTCTTTATTACGTTTATGCTCTACCCAATTCGTAAGAAAGAGAAATACCTGAAAAAGGTACCAATTTATGACTATGTACTGGCAGCTCTCGGAGTTATCTCATCACTATACCTGTTTGCAGTTTACCAACGCTACGCTGAGTTCGCCGAAGTAACACAGACCGATGTCATATTTGGCATTATGGCAATAATTCTCGTCCTTGAAGCGACACGTAGAGTCCTCGGATGGGTTCTGCCACTCGTTGTCACAGTATTTCTGCTATACGGAATCAACAACATAGGCTTCAACTGGATACGATTTACCCAGCAACTCTACTTTGATGAAGGAATCTTTGGAATTCCGTTCTTCGTCATGACAATATACGTATTTGCTTTCGTGTTCTTTGGAGCATTCCTTCTCAGGATAGGCATCAGCGACTACATTACCGAATTCATGATAGCGCTTTTCGGTTCCCGTCCGGGTGGACCTGCAAAGGCCGCCGTTGTTTCAAGTGGCCTCATGGGAACCGTCAGCGGATCTAGTGTTGCAAACGTCCTCACAACTGGAACTTTCACGATACCCCTCATGAAAAAAGCTGGATATCCCCCCGAGATAGCCGGTGCCGTTGAGCCGGTTGCATCAACAGGCGGACAGCTGATGCCTCCAATAATGGGTGCAGCAGCATTCATAATGGCCGAGTTCCTTGGAATACCATACAACAAGTTGATAATAGCTGCCGTCATCCCCGCTCTCGTGTATTATTCCGGCGTCTACATCTTCATAGACCTCGAGACTAAAAGGCTTGGACTCAAGAGCATGGCAGTTGAAGAGTCAAAGAAGCTCGGGTATTTCCTCAGAAAGCTCTATATCCTCTTGCCCGTAGCAGTCATTACAGTCGCTCTCGTCTGGGGAATCCCACCCCACATATCTGCCATCTCATCCCTTGGAATTGCCATTTGGGTAGCCTGGATCGCTAGGGACGAGATAAATGGTCACGAAGGGTTCTATGTCGGCATTGTCCTCCTAACGACTCTCATGATGTTTACAGGAAAGTCAATGACAGGACTTGTTGCGGGTCTTTTAGTGGTTCTCTCGCTTGTACTGGTGGGCCTAGCGTTTATGACGGACCTAGTAGACTTCAACGAAAAACTCTATATCAGCCTGATGTTCATACTTTTCATAGCCCTCACCAAGCATCTCGGAATGACCAAGGAGCAGATACTGCTGATGAGCGGTGTCATGGGAATTGCCTTCTCTCTCATCGTGGGATACATATCCAATAGTGAAGAGGGCAGGCGGATGTACTCGGCGACTTATGAGTCAGTCATTGACGCAGGCAAAACCAGTACCAGCGTCATGCTAGCAGCAGCTTCTGCAGGCTTGATTCAGGGAGTTCTAACAATGACCGGCCTCGTTACCCGCATTGGATATCGCCTCGTTGATTTGACTGCCGGGAACCTATTACTGCTGCTGATCCTTACTATGGTATTCAGCCTCATCCTAGGAATGGGAGTTCCTACGACCGCCAACTACATTATCACCTCTCTAGTTGCGGCACCTGCTATTTTCAATGCGGTTCAAAGTGTTGCCCCGTACGACCAGCCAGTTCCAGGCTTCGCCACTGCGATAGCTCTTCTCGCGGCGCACTTCTTCGTCTTCTACTTTGGTATACTAGCAGACGTCACTCCACCGGTTGCCCTAGCAAGCTACGCAGGTTCAGCTTTAGCTGGTGGAGACTTTTGGAAGACTGCCATGAACGCGGTCAAGTACGCCTTAGCTGGCTACATAGGACCCTACATCTATTTCACTCACCCGGAGATGTTCCTGATAACGGTTCCAGAATGGAACATTGCAACGGCAATCAGGGTGCTCTATTACCTCCTGGCGACTCTGTTCATAATGTACCTGCTGGCGATAGCACTGACTGGATTCTATAAGACACACCTGAAGAAGTGGGTTAGAATAATACTAGTGGTCATTGGGCTAGCAGGAGTGACACTGAACCCAATAATCATTGGGACAGGAGTCGCTGCTTGGCTTGGCCTGAAGTTCTACGGAGTCAGAGTTTCTGCGGGGGCATAG
- a CDS encoding DUF1850 domain-containing protein produces MRKSFIFLTFLLSLILLSYPLKVFMISDGVSKSVFLLGDVNVTIKYVHSVQRSEVIEVLKVNRSGIYAEEMRWRDFGAGLPEDIQSTENGYYVKKINIPLGESLDFWFIPLNSAEIWVNGKLVFSPRRETLVEFEVKECSLFEIAIGRC; encoded by the coding sequence TTGAGGAAGTCTTTTATTTTTTTGACTTTCCTGCTATCTTTAATTCTACTCTCCTATCCCCTGAAGGTTTTCATGATAAGCGATGGAGTCTCAAAGAGCGTCTTCCTTTTGGGGGATGTTAACGTAACCATAAAATACGTCCACAGTGTCCAAAGAAGTGAAGTCATCGAAGTCCTGAAAGTGAATAGGAGTGGCATCTACGCGGAGGAAATGCGATGGAGGGATTTCGGTGCGGGTCTCCCGGAAGATATTCAATCCACAGAAAACGGTTACTACGTCAAGAAAATCAACATTCCCCTTGGGGAGAGCTTGGACTTCTGGTTCATCCCCTTGAATAGCGCTGAAATCTGGGTAAATGGGAAGTTAGTTTTTTCACCCAGACGAGAAACCCTTGTTGAATTTGAGGTTAAGGAATGCAGTCTGTTCGAGATAGCGATTGGGAGGTGTTAA